In Stigmatopora argus isolate UIUO_Sarg chromosome 17, RoL_Sarg_1.0, whole genome shotgun sequence, the following are encoded in one genomic region:
- the arfgef1 gene encoding brefeldin A-inhibited guanine nucleotide-exchange protein 1 isoform X2 — MFEGKKTKNMFLTRALEKILADKEVKKAHHSQLRKACEVALEEIKEESEKLSPPSSDGKSSSGTLPPIKSKTNFIEADKYFLPFELACQSKCPRIVITSLDCLQKLIAYGHLTGSAPDNTAPGKKLIDRIIETICACFQGPQTDEGVQLQIIKALLTAVTSQHIEIHEGTVLQAVRTCYNIYLASKNLINQTTAKATLTQMLNVIFARMENQALQEAKQLERERHRQHAEPDSPQTPTPPKAPTRESNGPVAATPAIASPSTPRDDGEGGHPRSPLGEGGPVYESPDPENGSDFCVAENEQTEADQATAAAVAAQNAASMEEDLVPNYEEKAQEIVQNILQEVVNTVAGGNCLDPAHLCADAKDPTAEAVPEAALTPAEDEESTPGSDSEHVHANGIPGTPISASFTPSLPDDRLSLSSTDTQESGATPGQPPGAKFSHILQKDAFLVFRSLCKLSMKPLSDGPPDPKSHELRSKVLSLQLLLSILQNAGPIFKTNEMFINAIKQYLCVALSKNGVSSVPEVFDLSLSIFLTLLSHFKTHLKMQIEVFFKEIFLYILETSTSSFDHKWMVIQTLTRICADAQSVVDIYVNYDCDLNAANIFERLVNDLSKIAQGRGGHELGTTPPQELTLRKKGLECLVSILKCMVEWSKDQYVNPNSQTSLGQEKPSEQDSGESRAPETINRYGSINSLDSTASSGIGSYSTQMSGTDNPEQFEVLKQQKEIIEQGIDLFNKKPKRGIQYLQEQGMLGTTPEDLAQFLHQEERLDSTQVGEFLGDNERFNKEVMYAYVDQMDFLGKDFVSALRMFLEGFRLPGEAQKIDRLMEKFAARYLECNQGQTLFASADTAYVLAYSIIMLTTDLHSPQVKNKMTKEQYIKMNRGINDSKDLPEEYLSAIYDEIAGKKIAMKETKELTMKSSKQSVASEKQRRLLYNVEMEQMAKTAKALMEAVSHVQAPFTSATHLEHVRPMFKLAWTPFLAAFSVGLQDCDDTEVASLCLEGIRCAIRIACIFSIQLERDAYVQALARFTLLTASSGISEMKQKNIDTIKTLITVAHTDGNYLGNSWHEIMKCISQLELAQLIGTGVKARYISGTVRGKEGFVTSAKEQSNDEYLGLAGGTVDRKQIASIQESIGETSSQSVVVAVDRIFTGSTRLDGNAIVDFVRWLCAVSMDELASPTHPRMFSLQKIVEISYYNMGRIRLQWSRIWEVIGDHFNKVGCNSNEDVAIFAVDSLRQLSMKFLEKGELANFRFQKDFLRPFEHIMKKNRSPTIRDMVVRCIAQMVNSQAANIRSGWKNIFSVFHLAASDQDESIVELAFHTTGHIVTNVFEKHFAATIDSFQDAVKCLSEFACNAAFPDTSMEAIRLIRHCAKYVSGRPQAFKDYTSDDMNVAPEDRVWVRGWFPILFELSCIINRCKLDVRTRGLTVMFEVMKTYGHTFEKHWWQDLFRIVFRIFDNMKLPEQQTEKAEWMTTTCNHALYAICDVFTQYFESLSDVLLDDILAQLYWCVQQDNEQLARSGTNCLENVVILNGEKFSAETWEKTCNCMLDIFKTTIPHALLTWRPLEGDHFDKQDSISQKSLDEQRSINSVESRRQSQQSVGLGLSEDAARGRNSTRAQEQRLFGALLIKCVVQLELIQTIDNIVFFPATSKKEDAENLAAAQRDVANASDVAAEAPDQGMFRYLTSQQLFKLLDCLMESHSFAKAFNSNNEQRTLLWKAGFKGKSKPNLLKQETGSLACGLRILFRMYTDETRRDAWEEVQRRLLDVCGEAVAYFLALTSESHREAWTNLLLLFLTKVLKISDQRFKAHASRYYPLLCEIMQLDLIPELRSVLRKFYLRIGLVFGIAPELQPRPSLQDNLGEAQ, encoded by the exons ATGTTTGAGGGCAAAAAGACGAAAAACATGTTCCTCACTCGAGCTTTGGAGAAGATTTTAGCCGACAAGGAGGTGAAGAAAGCCCACCACTCCCAGCTACGCAAAGCCTGCGAAGTGGCACTCG AGGAAATCAAGGAGGAGTCGGAAAAATTAAG TCCGCCCAGCAGCGATGGGAAATCAAGTTCGGGCACTTTGCCGCCAATCAAATCCAAGACCAACTTCATCGAAGCCGACAAGTACTTCTTGCCGTTCGAGTTGGCGTGCCAGTCCAAATGTCCACGCATCGTCATCACATCGCTCGACTGTTTACAG AAGCTGATCGCCTACGGCCACCTGACGGGCAGCGCTCCAGATAATACAGCGCCGGGCAAAAAGCTGATAGATCGAATCATCGAGACCATCTGCGCTTGCTTTCAAGGGCCGCAGACGGATGAGGGAGTGCAGCTACAAATCATCAAA GCCCTGCTAACGGCGGTGACGTCGCAGCACATCGAGATCCACGAAGGCACGGTGCTGCAGGCCGTGCGCACCTGCTACAACATCTACCTAGCCAGCAAGAACCTCATCAACCAGACCACGGCCAAAGCCACGCTCACCCAGATGCTCAACGTCATCTTCGCCCGCATGGAGAATCAAGCG TTGCAGGAAGCGAAGCAGCTAGAACGAGAGCGGCACCGGCAGCACGCGGAACCCGATTCGCCTCAAACACCCACGCCGCCTAAAGCGCCCACGCGAGAGTCAAACGGACCGGTCGCCGCCACCCCGGCCATCGCCTCGCCTTCGACGCCGCGGGACGACGGCGAGGGCGGCCATCCCCGCTCCCCGCTGGGAGAAGGCGGGCCCGTTTACGAAAGCCCAGATCCGGAAAACGGTTCGGATTTCTGCGTGGCAGAGAATGAGCAGACGGAAGCAGACCAGGCCACGGCGGCAGCGGTGGCGGCGCAGA ATGCAGCTAGTATGGAGGAAGACCTTGTTCCCAATTATGAAGAAAAAGCCCAAGAGATAGTACAGAACATTCTGCAGGAAGTGGTCAACACTGTGGCGGGAG GTAACTGCTTGGACCCGGCCCACCTCTGCGCCGACGCCAAGGATCCGACGGCGGAGGCGGTCCCCGAGGCCGCCCTGACCCCGGCGGAAGACGAGGAGAGCACGCCGGGCAGCGACAGCGAACACGTTCACGCCAATGGGATCCCGGGCACGCCCATTTCCGCCAGCTTCACGCCGTCGCTGCCGGACGACAGGCTGTCCCTGTCGTCCACCGACACTCAG GAATCGGGAGCGACGCCAGGTCAACCGCCCGGCGCCAAATTCTCACACATTCTCCAGAAAGACGCCTTCCTGGTTTTTCGCTCGCTCTGTAAGCTGTCCATGAAACCTCTGTCAGACGGACCGCCGGATCCCAA ATCACACGAACTTCGGTCCAAGGTGCTGTCGCTGCAGCTGCTGCTGTCCATCCTGCAGAACGCCGGCCCCATCTTCAAGACCAATGAGATGTTCATCAACGCCATCAAGCAGTACCTGTGCGTGGCGCTCTCCAAGAACGGGGTGTCGTCCGTGCCCGAGGTCTTTGATCTGTCGCTGTCCATCTTCCTCACGCTGCTGTCGCACTTTAAGACGCACCTCAAGATGCAAATCGAG GTTTTCTTCAAGGAGATTTTTCTCTACATTCTGGAGACGTCCACGAGCTCTTTCGACCACAAATGGATGGTCATCCAAACCCTCACCAGAATATGCGCAG ATGCTCAGAGCGTGGTGGACATCTACGTCAACTACGACTGCGACTTGAACGCCGCCAACATCTTCGAGCGGCTGGTCAACGACCTCTCCAAAATAGCGCAGGGGCGCGGCGGTCACGAGCTAGGCACCACGCCTCCGCAG GAGCTGACTTTGCGAAAAAAAGGCCTGGAATGTCTGGTGTCCATCTTAAAATGCATGGTGGAGTGGAGCAAGGACCAGTATGTCAACCCTAACTCCCAAACTAGCCTCG GCCAAGAAAAGCCATCCGAGCAGGATAGCGGCGAAAGTCGGGCCCCCGAGACCATCAACCGCTACGGGAGCATCAACTCGCTGGACTCCACCGCCTCGTCGGGCATCGGCAGCTACAGCACGCAGATGTCGGGCACCGACAACCCCGAGCAGTTTGAGGTCCTCAAACAGCAAAAGGAGATCATCGAGCAGGGAATTGATCT ATTCAACAAGAAACCAAAGAGGGGGATTCAGTACCTTCAAGAGCAAGGCATGCTGGGAACAACTCCGGAAGACCTGGCTCAGTTTCTCCACCAGGAGGAGCGCCTTGATTCG ACTCAAGTGGGCGAGTTTCTCGGCGATAACGAGCGCTTCAACAAGGAAGTGATGTACGCGTACGTGGATCAAATGGACTTTCTAGGCAAAGACTTTGTGTCGGCGCTGAGGATGTTCCTGGAGGGCTTCCGACTACCCGGCGAGGCTCAAAAGATCGATCGGCTCATGGAGAAGTTCGCCGCCAGATACCTGGAGTGCAATCAAGG GCAAACCCTTTTTGCCAGCGCGGACACCGCCTACGTGCTGGCGTACTCCATCATCATGCTGACGACTGATCTTCACAGTCCGCAA gtgaaaaacaaaatgacaaaagagCAGTACATCAAAATGAACCGGGGCATCAACGACAGCAAGGACCTCCCCGAGGAGTACCTGTCGGCCATCTACGACGAGATCGCCGGCAAAAAGATCGCCATGAAGGAGACCAAGGAGCTGACCATGAAATCCAGCAAGCAGA GCGTAGCCAGCGAGAAGCAGCGACGATTGCTGTACAACGTGGAGATGGAGCAGATGGCCAAGACGGCCAAAGCATTGATGGAGGCCGTCAGCCACGTGCAGGCGCCGTTCACCAGCGCCACCCACCTGGAGCACGTGCGCCCCATGTTCAAG CTGGCGTGGACGCCGTTCCTCGCCGCGTTCAGTGTGGGTCTCCAGGACTGCGACGACACCGAGGTGGCGTCGCTGTGTCTGGAAGGGATCCGCTGCGCCATCAGGATAGCGTGCATATTTTCCATCCAG TTGGAGCGAGATGCCTACGTCCAAGCGCTAGCCAGATTCACCTTGCTCACCGCCAGCTCGGGCATCTCTGAAATGAAGCAGAAGAACATCGACACCATCAAGACGCTCATCACCGTGGCGCACACCGACGGGAACTACCTGGGCAACTCCTGGCATGAG ATCATGAAGTGCATCAGTCAACTGGAGCTAGCGCAACTCATCGGTACGGGCGTGAAGGCTCGCTACATTTCGGGAACGGTGCGCGGCAAGGAGGGCTTTGTGACTAGCGCCAAGGAACAGAGCAACGATGAGTACCTGGGATTGG CCGGTGGCACAGTCGACCGCAAGCAAATTGCTAGCATCCAGGAGTCCATCGGAGAAACTAGCTCGCAAAGTGTGGTGGTGGCTGTGGACAG GATATTTACGGGCTCAACTAGACTTGACGGCAATGCGATAG TGGATTTTGTACGCTGGCTGTGCGCCGTGTCCATGGATGAGCTGGCCTCGCCCACGCACCCGCGCATGTTCAGCCTACAGAAGATCGTGGAGATTTCCTACTACAACATGGGCCGCATCCGACTGCAGTGGTCCAGGATCTGGGAGGTCATCGGGGACCACTTCAACAAAGTGGGCTGCAACTCCAACGAAGACGTGGCCATTTTTGCCGTGGATTCGCTCAGGCAGCTGTCCATGAAGTTTTTGGAGAAGGGCGAGCTGGCCAACTTCAGATTCCAGAAGGATTTCCTCAGGCCGTTTGAGCATATCATGAAGAAGAACAG GTCTCCCACAATCAGAGACATGGTGGTCCGCTGCATCGCCCAAATGGTCAACTCCCAAGCGGCCAACATCCGTTCAGGCTGGAAGAACATCTTCTCCGTGTTCCACCTGGCGGCGTCCGACCAGGACGAGAGCATCGTGGAACTGGCCTTCCACACCACGGGGCACATCGTCA CGAATGTATTCGAGAAGCACTTTGCAGCCACCATCGACTCCTTCCAGGACGCCGTCAAGTGCCTTTCGGAGTTTGCTTGCAACGCCGCCTTTCCCGACACCAGCATGGAAGCCATTCGCCTCATAAGACATTGCGCCAAATACGTCTCGGGGAGGCCACAG GCCTTCAAAGACTACACCAGCGACGACATGAATGTAGCGCCGGAGGACCGCGTGTGGGTGCGAGGCTGGTTCCCGATTCTCTTCGAGCTCTCCTGTATCATCAACAGGTGCAAGCTGGATGTGCGAACCAG GGGGTTAACCGTCATGTTTGAGGTGATGAAGACGTACGGACACACCTTCGAGAAGCACTGGTGGCAGGACCTGTTCAGAATCGTCTTCAGGATTTTTGACAACATGAAGCTCCCCGAGCAGCAGACTGAG AAAGCAGAGTGGATGACCACCACCTGCAACCACGCGCTCTACGCCATCTGCGACGTGTTCACGCAGTACTTTGAGTCCCTCAGCGACGTTCTGCTAGACGACATCTTAGCTCAGCTCTACTGGTGTGTGCAGCAAG ATAACGAACAGCTGGCTCGCTCTGGGACCAACTGCTTGGAGAACGTTGTCATTCTGAACGGCGAGAAATTCTCCGCCGAGACGTGGGAAAAAACCTGCAACTGCATGCTTGACATTTTCAAGACCACCATCCCTCATGC CCTGTTAACATGGAGACCATTGGAAGGTGACCATTTTGACAAGCAG GATTCCATTTCCCAGAAGTCTCTGGACGAGCAGAGATCTATCAACAGCGTGGAGAGTCGTCGTCAGAGCCAACAAAGCGTCGGACTTGGCCTGAGTGAGGATGCCGCCAGGGGCAGGAACTCCACCA GGGCGCAAGAGCAACGATTGTTTGGCGCCTTGCTCATCAAGTGCGTGGTGCAGCTCGAACTCATCCAGACCATCGACAATATCGTATTCTTCCCCGCCACGAGCAAAAAGGAAGACGCCGAGAACTTGGCGGCGGCCCAG CGAGACGTAGCTAACGCGTCAGACGTGGCGGCAGAAGCGCCAGACCAGGGAATGTTCCGTTACCTGACGTCGCAGCAGCTCTTCAAATTGCTGGACTGCCTGATGGAATCGCATAGTTTCGCCAAGGCTTTTAACTCCAACAACGAGCAGAGGACGCTGCTCTGGAAAGCGG GGTTTAAAGGCAAGTCCAAGCCTAACCTGTTGAAGCAGGAAACGGGCAGCCTGGCATGCGGCTTGCGAATCCTCTTCCGCATGTACACTGACGAGACAAGGCGGGATGCCTGGGAGGAGGTTCAGAGACGACTGCTAGA CGTATGTGGCGAGGCAGTGGCGTATTTCCTGGCATTGACTTCGGAAAGCCACAGGGAAGCCTGGACCAACCTCCTCCTTCTATTCCTAACTAAAGTTCTCAAGATTAGCGACCAAAGG TTCAAGGCTCACGCATCGCGCTACTACCCGTTACTGTGCGAGATCATGCAACTGGACCTGATCCCGGAGCTCCGCTCCGTCCTGAGGAAATTCTACTTGCGGATCGGCCTCGTTTTCGGTATTGCGCCCGAGCTTCAACCGCGACCATCCCTCCAGGATAACCTGGGGGAAGCTCAGTGA